In Nocardia asteroides, the following proteins share a genomic window:
- a CDS encoding ACT domain-containing protein, which yields MTGQLVRSPRPRFGVAVLGTGALATEVGRILRDTRGDLRERAGAELTLDERGELVVDATERADAVTAVLDALRAGRSVISANAALIAEHGPRLAAAAEQYGADLCFEAAVAGGVPVVRPLTQSLSGDRVQQVLGVFPPEHSGQAAAQAAILATLAFHTRVEVGDVHFEESGPAAAADLAAAAALGLRLRTLTVCARVGDGPEDGGKEQISVRVHPALLPATDPLAQVEAPSSAVAIDAAGAGRLMFYGSGVPTATASALLGDLITAARNRVHGGRAPRASYYAELPVAPIGDTPTRYYLNLRVTDHAGALSQVAAVFAGHGVGIARVRQLLDESEAHLVVLTHTAPESALTDTVDTLSETPCVRAVSTRWRIEGTPVPTA from the coding sequence ATGACCGGTCAGCTCGTTCGTTCCCCGCGACCCCGCTTCGGGGTCGCCGTCCTCGGCACCGGAGCCCTCGCGACGGAGGTCGGGCGCATCCTGCGCGACACGCGCGGCGACTTGCGGGAACGCGCCGGCGCGGAGCTGACCCTCGACGAGCGGGGCGAGCTGGTGGTCGACGCGACCGAGCGGGCCGACGCGGTGACGGCGGTCCTCGACGCGCTGCGCGCGGGCCGGTCGGTGATCTCGGCGAACGCCGCGCTGATCGCCGAGCACGGCCCCCGGCTGGCCGCGGCCGCCGAACAGTACGGCGCGGACCTGTGTTTCGAAGCGGCGGTGGCGGGCGGGGTTCCGGTGGTGCGGCCGCTGACCCAGTCGCTGTCCGGGGACCGGGTCCAGCAGGTGCTCGGTGTCTTCCCGCCCGAGCACAGCGGGCAGGCGGCCGCGCAGGCGGCGATCCTGGCGACCCTGGCGTTCCACACCCGGGTGGAGGTCGGCGACGTCCACTTCGAGGAGTCCGGTCCCGCCGCCGCGGCCGATCTCGCCGCCGCCGCTGCCCTCGGCCTGCGCCTGCGCACGCTGACCGTGTGCGCCCGGGTGGGCGACGGGCCCGAAGACGGTGGCAAGGAACAGATCTCGGTCCGGGTCCATCCCGCGCTGCTGCCCGCGACCGACCCGCTCGCCCAGGTCGAGGCGCCGTCCAGCGCGGTGGCCATCGACGCGGCCGGCGCGGGCAGGCTGATGTTCTACGGCAGCGGGGTGCCGACCGCCACCGCGTCGGCCCTGCTCGGCGACCTGATCACCGCCGCGCGCAACCGCGTCCACGGCGGTCGCGCCCCGCGCGCCTCCTATTACGCCGAGCTGCCCGTCGCGCCGATCGGCGACACCCCTACCCGCTACTACCTGAACCTGCGGGTCACCGATCATGCCGGGGCGCTGTCGCAGGTCGCCGCCGTCTTCGCGGGTCACGGTGTCGGCATCGCCCGGGTCCGGCAGCTGCTCGACGAGAGCGAGGCCCACCTCGTGGTACTCACCCACACCGCGC
- a CDS encoding aspartate kinase, with amino-acid sequence MALVVQKFGGSSVASAERIRRVAERIVETKKQGHDVVVVCSAMGDTTDELLDLAGQVAPAPPPREMDMLLTSGERISNALVAMAIHALGAEARSFTGSQAGVITTGAHGNAKIIQVDPDRVRRALDDGEVVLVAGFQGVSQDSQDVTTLGRGGSDTTAVALAAALQADVCEIYTDVDGVFTADPRIVPDAQKLDQISYEEMLEMAACGSKVLMLRCVEYARRYHVPVHVRSSYTDAIGTTVFGSMADIPADQAVLTGVAHDRGEAKVTVVGLPDEPGYAAKVFRTVADAEVGIDMVVQNTGTGRTDITFTLPSADGARAVALLRARRAEIGFTDVRYDDRVGKVSLIGAGMKNHPGVTATFCEALAEAGINLDLIATSQIRISVLVRDTDLDAAVRVLHRAFDLGGSEVAVVHGGTGR; translated from the coding sequence ATGGCCCTGGTTGTGCAGAAATTCGGCGGATCGTCGGTGGCGAGCGCGGAGCGGATCCGGCGGGTCGCCGAGCGGATCGTGGAGACCAAGAAGCAGGGTCACGACGTGGTGGTGGTCTGCTCGGCCATGGGCGACACCACCGACGAGCTGCTCGACCTGGCGGGCCAGGTGGCGCCCGCGCCGCCGCCGCGGGAGATGGACATGCTGCTCACCTCGGGTGAACGTATCTCGAATGCCCTGGTGGCCATGGCGATCCACGCGCTCGGCGCGGAGGCGCGCTCGTTCACCGGCTCACAGGCCGGGGTGATCACCACCGGCGCGCACGGCAACGCCAAGATCATCCAGGTCGACCCGGACCGGGTGCGCCGGGCTCTCGACGACGGGGAAGTGGTGCTGGTGGCGGGCTTTCAGGGTGTCAGCCAGGACAGCCAGGACGTCACCACCCTGGGGCGCGGTGGCTCCGACACCACCGCGGTCGCCCTGGCGGCGGCGTTGCAGGCCGATGTCTGTGAGATCTACACCGATGTCGACGGCGTGTTCACCGCCGACCCGCGGATCGTGCCGGACGCGCAGAAACTCGACCAGATCTCCTACGAAGAGATGCTGGAGATGGCGGCCTGCGGCTCGAAGGTACTGATGCTGCGCTGTGTCGAATACGCGCGCCGCTACCACGTTCCGGTTCATGTGCGCTCGTCCTACACCGACGCGATCGGCACCACCGTCTTCGGATCGATGGCCGACATCCCCGCCGACCAGGCGGTGCTGACCGGCGTCGCGCACGACCGCGGCGAGGCCAAGGTGACCGTGGTCGGACTGCCCGACGAACCGGGCTACGCCGCCAAGGTGTTCCGGACCGTCGCCGACGCCGAGGTCGGCATCGACATGGTCGTGCAGAACACCGGCACCGGCCGCACCGACATCACCTTCACCCTGCCCTCGGCCGACGGCGCCAGGGCGGTGGCGCTGCTGCGCGCGCGGCGCGCCGAGATCGGTTTCACCGACGTCCGCTACGACGACCGGGTGGGCAAGGTCTCGCTGATCGGCGCCGGGATGAAGAATCATCCCGGCGTCACCGCGACCTTCTGTGAGGCGCTGGCCGAGGCCGGGATCAACCTGGATCTCATCGCCACCTCGCAGATCCGGATCTCGGTGCTGGTCCGCGACACCGACCTGGACGCGGCGGTGCGCGTGCTGCACCGGGCCTTCGACCTCGGCGGCAGCGAGGTCGCCGTGGTGCACGGCGGCACCGGGCGGTGA
- a CDS encoding alpha/beta fold hydrolase: MSTRSTSYTRAGLTFDVVDSGPVDGPVVVALHGFPQTASSLRDVTELLNARGYRTLAPNQRGYSPGARPRGRLAYRIPELVEDVVALIREIDRGPVHLVGHDWGAMVAWSLAAARPDLVRTLVTVSVPHPAAFRASMVSSDQLARSYYMGLFQLPVLPERLLSARPQLFDRVLAGTGMSAEAIGRVRREIVDTGALPGALNWYRAIPLLGQRVISAPVRVPVTHVWSTGDSALNRRGAELTGKYVTGDYRLVVLEGASHWVPEERPHELADIVADRIESVRV; the protein is encoded by the coding sequence GTGAGCACACGATCGACCTCCTACACCCGCGCCGGACTCACGTTCGACGTGGTGGACTCGGGCCCGGTCGACGGCCCGGTCGTCGTTGCGCTGCACGGCTTCCCGCAGACCGCGAGCTCGCTGCGCGACGTCACCGAGCTGCTCAACGCCCGCGGATACCGCACGCTGGCGCCCAACCAGCGCGGCTACTCGCCGGGCGCCCGGCCGCGCGGTCGCCTCGCCTACCGGATTCCCGAGCTGGTCGAGGACGTGGTCGCGCTGATCCGCGAGATCGACCGGGGGCCGGTGCATCTGGTCGGGCACGACTGGGGCGCCATGGTCGCCTGGTCGCTCGCCGCGGCCCGGCCCGATCTGGTCCGCACGCTGGTGACCGTGTCGGTCCCGCATCCGGCGGCGTTCCGGGCCTCGATGGTCAGCAGTGACCAGCTCGCCCGCTCGTACTACATGGGGCTGTTCCAGCTCCCGGTGCTGCCCGAGCGGCTGCTGTCGGCCCGGCCGCAGCTGTTCGACCGGGTGCTGGCCGGCACCGGGATGTCGGCCGAGGCGATCGGCCGGGTGCGCCGGGAGATCGTTGACACCGGGGCGCTGCCCGGTGCCCTGAACTGGTACCGGGCCATTCCGCTGCTCGGGCAGCGCGTCATCTCGGCGCCGGTGCGGGTGCCGGTGACCCATGTCTGGAGCACCGGTGACTCGGCGCTGAATCGCCGTGGCGCCGAGCTGACCGGGAAGTACGTCACCGGCGACTACCGGCTGGTGGTGCTGGAAGGCGCCTCGCACTGGGTGCCCGAGGAGCGCCCGCACGAGCTCGCCGACATCGTCGCCGACCGGATCGAGTCCGTGCGGGTCTGA
- a CDS encoding GNAT family N-acetyltransferase: MPAPVILDGRIARLEPLAPHHVPGLVAAAAALDGTAGFTIVPHGEQEARTYVFQAEAAQLAGTALAFAIVLVDDECVVGATRFTRLDYWQGPLTWPLSAEPATVAPDRAIPDAVEIGNTWLTPAVRGGVVNLESKLLMLTHAFDSWGVRRVTLRADARNLRSRAAIERLGAVSDGVRRAHSRGLDGAVRTPPSTRSCTTSGRACGRGSPSS, translated from the coding sequence ATGCCCGCACCCGTTATCCTCGACGGCCGCATCGCACGGCTGGAACCCCTTGCACCCCATCACGTTCCCGGTCTGGTCGCGGCCGCCGCGGCCCTGGACGGCACGGCCGGGTTCACCATCGTCCCGCACGGTGAGCAGGAGGCGCGCACCTACGTCTTCCAGGCCGAGGCCGCGCAGCTGGCGGGGACGGCGTTGGCCTTCGCGATCGTCCTGGTGGACGACGAATGCGTGGTCGGCGCCACCAGATTCACCCGGCTCGACTACTGGCAGGGGCCACTGACCTGGCCGTTGTCGGCCGAACCCGCCACCGTCGCGCCCGACCGGGCCATTCCCGACGCCGTCGAGATCGGCAACACCTGGCTCACGCCCGCGGTCCGGGGCGGGGTGGTCAATCTCGAATCCAAGCTGCTGATGCTCACCCACGCCTTCGACAGCTGGGGTGTCCGCCGGGTGACGCTGCGCGCCGATGCCCGCAACCTGCGGTCCCGGGCCGCGATCGAACGCCTCGGCGCGGTGAGCGACGGTGTGCGCCGGGCACATTCGCGCGGGCTCGACGGCGCGGTCCGGACACCGCCTTCTACTCGATCCTGCACGACGAGTGGGCGGGCGTGCGGGCGCGGATCACCGAGCAGCTGA
- a CDS encoding SAM-dependent methyltransferase: MSDNANVIDQSSPSIARVYDYLLGGKDNYEVDRAVGDHFKVNLPGSVAIATSNRQALTRAVREMAEAGVTQFVDFGSGLPTADNVHQVAQRVHPGARVVYLDNDPIVLAHGRALLATDDNTTVVQADVRDFAGIRDDAEVNRLIDFDQPVGLIFSAILHHLNDDEDPRAVVEYWTGQIPVGSSVFISHFRSGDNAETRQAEAMLQSTFGRGRWRTDAEIAALFGDLRLREPGVAAAARWHQDATDGLSLVDAPDRELSVWEELIVAAIADKR; the protein is encoded by the coding sequence ATGAGCGACAACGCGAATGTGATCGACCAGTCCAGTCCGAGCATCGCCAGGGTCTACGACTATCTCCTCGGCGGCAAGGACAACTACGAGGTAGACCGCGCGGTGGGCGACCATTTCAAGGTCAACCTCCCCGGCTCGGTGGCGATCGCCACCAGCAACCGCCAGGCCCTGACCCGCGCCGTGCGCGAGATGGCCGAGGCGGGCGTGACCCAGTTCGTGGACTTCGGCAGCGGCCTGCCCACCGCCGACAATGTGCATCAGGTGGCCCAGCGGGTGCATCCGGGCGCCCGCGTGGTCTATCTCGACAACGACCCCATCGTGCTGGCCCACGGCCGCGCGCTGCTGGCGACCGACGACAACACCACCGTCGTGCAGGCCGACGTGCGCGATTTCGCCGGCATCCGCGACGACGCCGAGGTCAACCGGCTCATCGACTTCGACCAGCCGGTGGGACTGATCTTCAGCGCGATCCTGCACCACCTCAACGACGACGAGGACCCACGCGCGGTCGTCGAATACTGGACCGGGCAGATCCCGGTCGGCAGCAGCGTGTTCATCTCGCACTTCCGCTCCGGCGACAACGCCGAGACCCGTCAGGCCGAGGCCATGCTGCAGTCCACCTTCGGTCGCGGCCGCTGGCGCACCGACGCCGAGATCGCCGCGCTCTTCGGCGACCTGCGACTACGCGAACCCGGCGTGGCCGCGGCCGCGCGCTGGCACCAGGACGCGACGGACGGCCTCTCCCTCGTCGACGCGCCCGACCGTGAGTTGTCGGTGTGGGAGGAACTCATCGTGGCGGCCATCGCCGACAAGCGCTAG
- a CDS encoding sugar porter family MFS transporter encodes MPDSPARIPNTVQDDTGKVVVSPVTEPPGTADTPERAAMRATIKKFVLTVVIIAALGGALFGYDTGVISGVLVYLTPDFALTQAQVGIVTSSLLIGAAIGSITGGWMADRWGRRVTLLLAGGLFFVGALAQALAPDATVMVVTRLVLGVAVGTASLVVPMYVSEIAPPTYRGRLVSMNSLMIASGQLLAYIVNALLAPTGNWRLMLAMAAIPAAALVLGMYFMPDSPRWYLKKGREDEARKVLQRSYFPENVEPTIRDIERTEAADVAVKDSLRDQLRKPKVRALFVTGVGLALIQQFVGVNTVIYYAPSTLAQAGMGDNAAITSSIGIGIGAVIGVVIGMSLIDRIGRRPLMFIGLSVMVVALTGMAVVERMPQNTATGSVLLALMIVYISSFQVGVGVPTWLLLSEIFPAPIRATAMSITTFLIWAGNFVVSLVFPPLGELWGASTMFAVFAVISALSLVFCYRRVPETKGVSLDQITAVAES; translated from the coding sequence ATGCCCGATTCACCCGCGCGGATCCCGAACACGGTCCAGGACGACACCGGCAAAGTAGTGGTTTCCCCGGTGACCGAACCGCCCGGCACGGCCGATACGCCCGAGCGGGCCGCCATGCGGGCCACGATCAAGAAATTCGTGCTGACCGTCGTGATCATCGCGGCGCTCGGCGGCGCGCTGTTCGGCTACGACACCGGCGTCATCTCCGGGGTGCTGGTCTATCTCACGCCGGATTTCGCGCTGACCCAGGCGCAGGTCGGCATCGTCACCAGTTCGCTGCTGATCGGCGCGGCCATCGGGTCGATCACCGGCGGCTGGATGGCCGACCGATGGGGCCGGCGAGTGACATTGCTGCTGGCAGGCGGGCTGTTCTTCGTCGGCGCGCTGGCGCAGGCGCTGGCACCGGACGCGACGGTCATGGTCGTCACCCGGCTCGTCCTCGGTGTCGCGGTCGGCACCGCCTCGCTGGTGGTGCCGATGTATGTCTCCGAGATCGCCCCGCCCACCTATCGCGGCAGGCTCGTCTCGATGAACAGCCTGATGATCGCCAGCGGTCAGCTGCTCGCCTATATCGTCAACGCGCTGCTGGCGCCGACCGGAAATTGGCGGTTGATGCTGGCGATGGCCGCGATTCCCGCCGCGGCGCTGGTGCTCGGCATGTATTTCATGCCGGATTCACCACGGTGGTACCTGAAAAAGGGGCGCGAGGACGAGGCCAGGAAAGTGCTGCAGCGGTCGTATTTTCCGGAGAATGTCGAACCGACGATCCGGGATATCGAGCGCACCGAGGCGGCCGATGTCGCCGTCAAGGACAGCCTGCGCGACCAATTGCGTAAACCGAAAGTGCGCGCGCTGTTCGTCACCGGGGTGGGGCTGGCGCTCATTCAGCAATTCGTCGGTGTCAACACCGTCATCTATTACGCGCCGTCCACGCTCGCCCAGGCGGGCATGGGGGACAACGCGGCGATCACCTCGTCGATCGGCATCGGGATCGGCGCGGTGATCGGTGTCGTGATCGGCATGAGCCTGATCGACCGGATCGGCAGGCGGCCGCTGATGTTCATCGGCCTGTCGGTCATGGTGGTCGCGCTCACCGGCATGGCGGTGGTCGAGCGGATGCCGCAGAACACCGCCACCGGCTCTGTCCTGCTGGCGCTGATGATCGTCTACATCTCGTCGTTCCAGGTGGGCGTCGGCGTGCCGACCTGGCTGTTGCTGTCGGAGATCTTCCCCGCCCCGATCCGCGCGACGGCGATGAGCATCACGACATTCCTGATCTGGGCGGGCAATTTCGTGGTGTCGCTGGTCTTCCCGCCCTTGGGCGAGCTGTGGGGCGCGTCCACCATGTTCGCCGTCTTCGCGGTGATCTCGGCGCTCTCGCTGGTGTTCTGCTACCGGCGGGTGCCCGAGACGAAGGGGGTGTCGCTGGATCAGATCACCGCTGTCGCGGAGAGCTGA
- a CDS encoding SDR family oxidoreductase has translation MTGTHELAGRTMIMSGGSRGIGLAIAVAAARQGANVVLLAKTDVPDPRLPGTIHTAAAEIEAAGGKALAVVGDVRDEASVENAVNRAVERFGGIDYCVNNASAIALAPTEELPIKRFDLMQQIQIRGTYLLTRAALPHLRRSENAHILSLSPPVNLAPRWLGEHPAYMVAKYGMSLLTLGWAAEYAEHGVAANCLWPETLIATAAVQNLLGGDDAIAKARTPEIVADAAVAILRRDARTTTGNSFLDVDVLATEGVTDLSGYGGSGDLEYDIFVDPPQA, from the coding sequence ATGACCGGTACCCACGAACTGGCCGGGCGCACGATGATCATGTCCGGTGGCAGCCGCGGCATCGGCCTGGCGATCGCGGTCGCCGCCGCGCGCCAGGGCGCCAATGTCGTGCTGCTCGCCAAGACCGACGTGCCCGATCCGCGACTGCCCGGCACCATCCACACCGCCGCCGCCGAGATCGAGGCCGCGGGCGGCAAGGCGCTGGCCGTGGTGGGCGACGTGCGTGACGAGGCCTCGGTCGAGAACGCGGTGAACCGCGCGGTGGAACGGTTCGGCGGCATCGACTACTGCGTGAACAACGCCTCGGCGATCGCGCTGGCCCCCACCGAGGAACTGCCGATCAAGCGCTTCGACCTGATGCAGCAGATCCAGATCCGCGGCACCTACCTGCTCACCCGCGCCGCCCTGCCGCACCTGCGCCGCAGCGAGAACGCGCACATCCTGAGCCTGTCGCCGCCGGTCAACCTCGCCCCGCGCTGGCTCGGCGAGCACCCCGCCTACATGGTGGCCAAGTACGGGATGTCGCTGCTCACGCTGGGCTGGGCGGCCGAGTACGCCGAGCACGGTGTCGCCGCGAACTGCCTGTGGCCCGAGACCCTGATCGCGACCGCCGCGGTGCAGAACCTGCTCGGCGGCGACGACGCCATCGCCAAGGCCCGCACGCCCGAGATCGTGGCCGACGCGGCCGTGGCCATCCTGCGCCGCGACGCCCGCACGACCACCGGCAACAGCTTCCTCGACGTCGACGTGCTGGCGACCGAGGGCGTCACCGACCTGTCCGGTTACGGCGGCTCGGGCGACCTCGAGTACGACATCTTCGTCGACCCGCCGCAGGCCTGA